Genomic DNA from Thiosocius teredinicola:
GCGGCGGTCCGGGCAGTGTGCGTGGCTATGCCTCGCGCTCGATCGGCCCGCGTGATTCCGAAGAGGACCCGCTGGGCGGCAACGCCATGTACGCCGGTAGCCTCGAATTGTTGTTCCCGCCGCCGTTCGTGAAGAAGAGCGATACCTTGCGTCTGGCGGCGTTCGTTGACTTCGGTAGCGTGGTGGACACCGACGATGATTTCTTCGATCCCGATGAGTTCCGCTATTCGACGGGCCTGGGATTGTCTTGGTTGTCGCCGATCGGTGCGTTGACCATCAGCTACGCGTTCCCATTGAAAACAGACAGCCAGGACGAGAAAGAATCGTTTCAATTCTCGTTTGGTTCGACCTTCTGATTGGCTGGAGGTGTGATGATGATCAGGCGCTGGTTTGCATTGCTCGGCTTGGCGGTATGCCTGTTGCCGGCGTACGTCAATGCGGCAGAGGTTACGGTTGCCGTCGTCAATGTGATTCGTCTGCAGACCGAAGCACCACAGGTCGCCGAGGTTCGTCAGAAGATCAAATCCGAGTTCTCTGCGCGCGAACAGAAGATCGCAGAACAGGATAGCCAGATCACCCAACTCGAAGAGAAGCTCGAGCGAGATCGCGAGTTGATGACCGACCCGGAAGCGAAAAGCCTGCAGCGCGATATCCGTTCGCGCAAGCTTCGCTTGGGCAACGCGAAAGAAGAACTCGAGAGTGATCGCCGCTTGCGCATGAGTGCCGAAATGGATCGGCTGCGCCGCGTGTTGTCCGAGGTGATTGCGGAAGTCGCCAAGGCCGAGAACCTCGATATCGTGCTGGAAAGCGGCGTGACCTGGGCATCCGAGCGCGCCAACATCACCGACAAGGTCCTCGCCAGAATGCGCGAACTTGCTGTGGCAAGCGATTGATACGGAGGTTGCGTGGAGTTCACTTTACAGGCCTTGAGTGAACTCACCGGAGCGGAACTGCGTGGCGATCCGCACCGGTTGATAAACCATGTGGCGACGCTGCAGGATGCCGAAGAGGGCGCGATCTCGTTTCTCGCCAACAAGCGTTATCGAACCTATCTCGATACCACCAGGGCATCGGCCGTGATTCTCGCAGCAGAAGATGCCGAGCGTTGCAACGTCGATTGCCTGGTCGCCGACAATCCCTACCTTGCGCACGCCAGAGTCGTCACCGCGCTGTACCCGCCAGAGGCTGTCTCGCCTGGTGCTGCCGTGGGCGCCTTTGTACACGATACGGCAACGGTGGCAGACAGCGCACATATCGGGGTCAACAGCTATGTCGGCGCCAATGTCGTTATTGAAGACGACGTGGTGATCGGGCCGGGGTGCGTGCTGCTGGACCGTTCGGTGGTAGGTGCCGGCTCCCGCCTGGTGGCAATGGTCACCCTCGGCAGCGATACGCAGCTTGGCAAGCGCTGCCTGATTCATCCCGGCGCAGTGATCGGCGGCGACGGGTTTGGCCTGGCCAACGATGATGGGGCATGGGTGAAAGTGCCGCAGATCGGTCGGGCGGTACTCGGCGACGATGTCGAGGTAGGCTCATGCTCGTCGATAGATCGCGGTGCGATCGGGGATACCGTGCTTCAAAACGGTGTGAAGATCGATAGCCAGGTGCACGTCGCGCACAATGTTTACCTGGGTGAACATACCGCGATGGCCGGACGTTCGGCGATTGCCGGTTCATCGCATATCGGCGCCTACTGTACGATCGCCGGTGGTGCCGGCGTGACCGGTCATGTCGAATTGGTTGATCATGTGCACGTGTCCGGCGTTACTTCGGTCACGCGTTCGATCAAAAAGCCCGGCGTCTATACGGGCACCATTCCTGCCATGGAGCATGCGGTCTGGCTGAAGAATTTCGCCCGCTTGCGCCAACTGGATGATATGGTTCGACGGATAAAATCACTCGAACAGGAAGTTGCGGCGCTGCGTGAGCAAAAAGAGCAACAAGGGTGAGACCGGCTGCCTGCCGGTACGACAAATAGCAAAGATAAAGAGTTTCCGGAGGTTGCGTTAGACGCCATGGATATTCAGCAAATTCAAAGCCTGCTGCCGCATCGTTACCCGTTTCTGCTGGTTGATCGGGTACTCGAGAGCGAGCCGGGCAAACGTCTGGTGGCGATGAAGAACGTAACGATCAACGAGCCGTTTTTCCAGGGACACTTTCCCAGCAAACCGGTGATGCCGGGCGTGCTGCTGATCGAGGCCATGGCGCAAGCAACTGGCCTGTTGGCAATGGAAAGCGCCGATGTGCCGAAAGAAGCTATCTATTACCTGGTCGGCGTAGACAAGGCGCGCTTCAAGCGCCCGGTGGTGCCTGGCGACCAACTCATCTTCGAAGTCGAAGTGCTCAAGCACAAGCGCGAGATATGGGTGTTTTCTGCCGAGGCCAAAGTCGACGGCAGTGTCGTAGCTTCTGCCGAGATCATGTGCACCGCGCGGAACCTGTGAGTGTGATCGATTCGCGTGCGGTAATTGATCCGTCAGCGCAGATCGATGAGGGGGTCAGCATCGGTCCCTTCGCAGTGATCGGCGCCGGTGTGAAGATCGGCAAGGGTACCGAGATTCGTTCGCACGTCGTCATCAACGGTCCATGCACTATCGGTTGCGACAACCTGATCTATCAGTTTGCGTCGATCGGCGAAGACCCGCAGGACAAGAAATACGAGCGGCACGAACAGACGTTTCTCGAGATCGGCGATCGCAACAAGATCCGTGAGTTCGTCACCATCCACCGCGGCACCACGCAAGACGAATCGTTGACCACGATCGGCAGTGACAACCTGCTGATGGCCTATGCCCACATCGCGCACGATTGCCGTATCGGTGACAACACCATCATGGCCAATGCCGCTTCTCTGGGCGGGCATGTACATATCGATGATTGGGCGATCCTTGGTGGATTCAGCATCATTCACCAGTTCTGCCACGTCGGGAAACATTGTTTCACTGCGATGGGCAGTGTGATCAGCAAAGACGTACCGCCGTATGTCATGGTGGGTGGCCATCCTGCCAAGCCGCACGGCATCAACAGCGAGGGCCTGCGTCGCCGCAAGTTCAGCGCCGACCAGCTTGCAACGATCAAACAGGCCTACCGCACGCTCTACCACAGCGGTCTGCCGTTGGCTGAGGCACGCACGCAGATCGTGGCTGCCGCCGATGCCAGCGAGGAACTGCGCATCATGGCGGACTTCCTCGAGGCCAGCGAACGCAGCATCGTTCGCTGAATCGGTTCAGACCCCAGCCCATGCAGCCGTTGCGCATCGGTATCATTGCCGCAGAGCCTTCAGGCGACTTGCTCGCGGCCGGCTTGATGCGCGCACTCAAGGCTGAAATGCCGCAGCTCCAGTTTGAAGGGGTGGCCGGTCCCTTGATGATGAACGAAGGGATCGACCAGTGGGAGCCGATGGACAGCCTATCGGTGATGGGGTTGTTCGAGGTCCTGCATCATCTGCCGCGGCTACTACGCCTGCGCGGCCAGATTCTCGCGCGCTGGCGCGACACGCCGCCGGCCTTGTTCATCGGTGTCGATGCGCCGGACTTCAATCTCACGGTCGAAACGCGATTGCGCGAACGCGGGATACCGACGGTGCACTATGTCAGCCCGACCGTATGGGCCTGGCGTACCAGTCGGGTAAAAACCATTCGCCGAGCGGTCGATCTGCTGCTCACGATCTTTCCGTTCGAAAATGCCTTTCTCGAAAGTCACCAGGTGTCGGCCCACTATGTCGGACACCCCTTGGCGGGCGAGATGCCGCTGCGTCCCGATCGGGCAGGTGCGCGTGAACGCCTCGGTATACCGGGTGACGCGCCGGTGCTCGCCGTGTTGCCGGGCAGTCGCAGTGGCGAAGTCGGGCGGTTGGCGCGACCGTTTCTGCAGACCGCGCAGGTACTGCAGCGCGAAATCGACGGCCTGCGCGTCGTGGTGCCGCTGGTCAACGACAGAACACGCGATTTGCTGATGGCGGAGCGGCAACGCTATACGCCGTCGCTCAATGCACAGGTCGTCGTCGGCGATGCGCGCAACGCGATGGCCGCCGGCGATGTGGTGCTGACCGCTTCGGGTACCGCGACGCTTGAAGGCCTGCTGAGCAAACGTCCGATGGTGGTCGGCTACAAGGTGCAGGCCGCCACCTATTGGTTGGCGCGTCTGTTGAAACTGGTCAAGGTGCCGCACGTCGCAATGGCCAATTTGCTGGCGGACGAGCGACTCGCGCCGGAGCTGATCCAACACGATTGCGAGCCGGAACACCTGCTGCCGCCACTGCGTCGGTTCTTCCAAGACGACGCTCTGCGCGAGCGCATCGCAGCGCGCTATACCGAGATCCACCAGTCGATGCGCTCGGATACCAATCGCGAAGCCGCGGCGGCAGTCATTGCATTGATGAAGGAGCGGGGCATTGTCTGAAGTTCTGGTGTGCGGCGTCGATGAGGTCGGCCGCGGTCCGTTGGCCGGACCGGTTGTGGCGGCGGCCGTGATCCTCGATCCAAACAGGCCGATCGCCGGCCTGGCCGACTCGAAAAAGCTCAGTGAGAAGAAGCGCGAGGCCTTGTATCCGCAGATATGTGATCAGGCGCTGGCGTGGGCCGTGGGGCGCGCCGAAGTGGCCGAGATCGACGAACTGAATATCTTGCACGCCAGTCTGCTGGCGATGCAGCGTGCGGTCGCTGCACTGGCCGTGGCACCCGGCCACGCCCTGGTCGATGGCAACAAGCTCCCCAAGCAGCTGCCGTGCAGCGCCGAGGCGATCGTGGGCGGCGATGGAAGCGAGCCCTGCATCTCGGCCGCGTCGATTATTGCCAAGGTCGTGCGCGACCGTGAGATGGTCGAATTGGACGCGCGCTATCCCGGCTACGGCCTGGCGATACACAAGGGTTATCCGACCAAGAAGCACCTCGAAGCCTTGCAGGCACTGGGCATCAGCGAGATCCATCGGCGCTCGTTCGGGCCGGTTCGCAAGCTACTGGCATAACGCACGCTCGGATCAAGCGCAGCATGGTGCTCGGTCTGGGAAAGATGTCGTAGTCATTTGATATCTAAGCAATAACTGCGCTCGATCTTTGCATCTTCCAATGCGTGACCCGGGCATGCAAACGGTGCTGGAAGCCCATGCCGCGGCACGGTATCCTGTTCGCTCTTCTGACCCCACCTAGGTCCCGAATCGCCGTATGTCAGCCGAATTCGTCCACCTGCATGTGCATTCCGAGTACTCGCTGGTGGACGGTGTTGCGCGCATCAAGCCGATGGTCGCGCGGGTGGCCGAGCAGGGCATGCCGGCGGTCGCGCTGACTGATCAATCGAACATGTTTGCTTTGGTGCGCTTCTACAAGGCGGCCATCGCGGCGGGCGTCAAGCCGATCGGCGGCGTCGATGCCTGGATTCACAATCCGGATGATGCGCAGAAGCCTGACCGCCTGGTGCTGCTCGTACAGAGCAACGAGGGCTACCGGCACCTTACCGAATTGGTCTCGCGCAGCTACCGTGAAGGTCAGCACCTCGGTCGCGCGATGATGCATCGTGAGTGGTTCACGCCGGAGAGTACGCGCGGCATCATCGCTTTGTCGGGTGGTCGAGAGGGCGATGTCGGACGTGCCCTGCTATCCGGAAACCGCCAACTGGCCGAGCAGCGGCTGGATGACTGGCTGGCCCTGTTCGGTGATCGCTACTACCTGCAACTGGTCAGAACCGGGCGCACCGACGAAGAAGATTGTCTGCATGCGAGCGTTGCACTGGCGGCAGAGAAGGCCGTGCCGGTTGTCGCGACCAACGGCGTGTGTTTTCTGCGCCCCGACGAGTTCGCCGCACACGAGGTGCGCGTGTGTATCCACGAGGGGCGCACCCTCGACGATCCGCGGCGCACCAAGCAGTATTCCGAGCAACAATACCTGCGCTCGCCGCAGGAGATGGCGGAGCTGTTCTCCGACATCCCCGAGGCCATTCAAAACACGGTAGAGATTGCCAAGCGCTGCAATCTCGAGATCACGCTCGGCAAGAACTTCCTGCCGGATTTCCCGATCCCGCAGGGCATGACGATCGACGAGTTCTTTCGCGAGGAATCGCGCAAGGGTCTCGAATGGCGTCTTGATCGCATCTTCGATCGCAACGACGACGATTTCAC
This window encodes:
- a CDS encoding OmpH family outer membrane protein — protein: MMIRRWFALLGLAVCLLPAYVNAAEVTVAVVNVIRLQTEAPQVAEVRQKIKSEFSAREQKIAEQDSQITQLEEKLERDRELMTDPEAKSLQRDIRSRKLRLGNAKEELESDRRLRMSAEMDRLRRVLSEVIAEVAKAENLDIVLESGVTWASERANITDKVLARMRELAVASD
- the lpxD gene encoding UDP-3-O-(3-hydroxymyristoyl)glucosamine N-acyltransferase; translation: MEFTLQALSELTGAELRGDPHRLINHVATLQDAEEGAISFLANKRYRTYLDTTRASAVILAAEDAERCNVDCLVADNPYLAHARVVTALYPPEAVSPGAAVGAFVHDTATVADSAHIGVNSYVGANVVIEDDVVIGPGCVLLDRSVVGAGSRLVAMVTLGSDTQLGKRCLIHPGAVIGGDGFGLANDDGAWVKVPQIGRAVLGDDVEVGSCSSIDRGAIGDTVLQNGVKIDSQVHVAHNVYLGEHTAMAGRSAIAGSSHIGAYCTIAGGAGVTGHVELVDHVHVSGVTSVTRSIKKPGVYTGTIPAMEHAVWLKNFARLRQLDDMVRRIKSLEQEVAALREQKEQQG
- the fabZ gene encoding 3-hydroxyacyl-ACP dehydratase FabZ; its protein translation is MDIQQIQSLLPHRYPFLLVDRVLESEPGKRLVAMKNVTINEPFFQGHFPSKPVMPGVLLIEAMAQATGLLAMESADVPKEAIYYLVGVDKARFKRPVVPGDQLIFEVEVLKHKREIWVFSAEAKVDGSVVASAEIMCTARNL
- the lpxA gene encoding acyl-ACP--UDP-N-acetylglucosamine O-acyltransferase, whose amino-acid sequence is MIDSRAVIDPSAQIDEGVSIGPFAVIGAGVKIGKGTEIRSHVVINGPCTIGCDNLIYQFASIGEDPQDKKYERHEQTFLEIGDRNKIREFVTIHRGTTQDESLTTIGSDNLLMAYAHIAHDCRIGDNTIMANAASLGGHVHIDDWAILGGFSIIHQFCHVGKHCFTAMGSVISKDVPPYVMVGGHPAKPHGINSEGLRRRKFSADQLATIKQAYRTLYHSGLPLAEARTQIVAAADASEELRIMADFLEASERSIVR
- the lpxB gene encoding lipid-A-disaccharide synthase; the encoded protein is MQPLRIGIIAAEPSGDLLAAGLMRALKAEMPQLQFEGVAGPLMMNEGIDQWEPMDSLSVMGLFEVLHHLPRLLRLRGQILARWRDTPPALFIGVDAPDFNLTVETRLRERGIPTVHYVSPTVWAWRTSRVKTIRRAVDLLLTIFPFENAFLESHQVSAHYVGHPLAGEMPLRPDRAGARERLGIPGDAPVLAVLPGSRSGEVGRLARPFLQTAQVLQREIDGLRVVVPLVNDRTRDLLMAERQRYTPSLNAQVVVGDARNAMAAGDVVLTASGTATLEGLLSKRPMVVGYKVQAATYWLARLLKLVKVPHVAMANLLADERLAPELIQHDCEPEHLLPPLRRFFQDDALRERIAARYTEIHQSMRSDTNREAAAAVIALMKERGIV
- the rnhB gene encoding ribonuclease HII, with protein sequence MSEVLVCGVDEVGRGPLAGPVVAAAVILDPNRPIAGLADSKKLSEKKREALYPQICDQALAWAVGRAEVAEIDELNILHASLLAMQRAVAALAVAPGHALVDGNKLPKQLPCSAEAIVGGDGSEPCISAASIIAKVVRDREMVELDARYPGYGLAIHKGYPTKKHLEALQALGISEIHRRSFGPVRKLLA